A window of Candidatus Nitrospira allomarina genomic DNA:
TTGATCGATCTCAATGGACCAGGCTTCAATTCCTCCAATCAGATTTTTAACATTCGAGAATCCCTGTTGCAAAAGAAATCCCACGGCATCCGCACTCCGCATTCCTTTATGACAATACGCGACAATCTCAGCGCTTGGGTCCAATTGTTTCAGAGAATGGGGAACTTGGCCAAGAGGAATCAGCACTGATCCCTCTATTTTTGCCAGAGAGTATTCGTGGGGTTCTCGGACATCCAACAAAAAAATTTTATCGCCTTTATCCATGCGAGCTTTTAATTCGCTGACAGTGATAGTGTAACTCATATTTGAAAGCCTCCTTACGTTCCTGAGGTATCTCTGTATAGACAAATGATCATAGCGGCTGAATTTTCAGGGTGTCAATTTTTTCTTTGCGAGAGCGGGAGGGAGCAGCAACATGCCGGACCAGGCGGTCGTCTCGATTGAACAGATTTCACAATTTGAAGGCCAGGACATTACCATCAAGGGATGGATCCGTAACCGACGCTCGAGCGGTAAATTAAGCTTTTTGACAGTGCGTGATGGCACGGGAGATCTCCAGGCTATTTTAAGCAAAGGTGAAGTTGGTGACGACCAATTTTCTTTGTGTAGTCAGTTAACCCAGGAGTCTTCTGTGATTCTGACTGGAAAACCTCGAAGGGATGCTCGAGCGCCAGGTGGATTCGAGCTTGATGTATCCAAATTGGCAGTGATGCACATCGCAGAACCCTTTCCCATCCAACCGAAAGACCATGGAGTTGGTTTCCTGATGGAATATCGGCATCTTTGGTTGCGGTCGCGACGCCAGCACGCCATTTTACGGATTCGCCATGAAATAATTCGGACGTGTCGGAATTTTTTTGATGATCGAGGTTTTACCTTAATTGATACGCCGATTTTTACGCCAAACGCCTGCGAGGGCACCACGACCTTATTTCAAACTCAATATTTTGACCAGGTAGCCTATTTAGCCCAAAGTGGTCAATTGTATGGAGAAGCGGCTGCAACGGCTTTTGGGAAAATATACTGCTTTGGTCCAACCTTTCGAGCGGAAAAATCAAAAACCAGACGTCATTTGATGGAGTTTTGGATGGTTGAACCGGAAATGGCCTTTGCCGACCTACCGGATGCCATGCAACTGGCAGAGGAATTGGTTTCAACGGTTATTCAGCGAGTGGTAGAATCTCGTCGACCTGAACTGGAAATCTTAGAGCGGGATATTCCTAAATTAGAAGCCATGGCCAAACCGTTTCCGCGAATAACCTATGAAGAGGCCCTGACGCGTCTTCAACAAAAGGGGGTCGCTATTCAATTCGGCGATGATTTCGGAGCCGATGACGAAACATCTTTGGCGCAAGAATTTGATCGTCCGGTGATTGTTCATCGATATCCGGCCGCCGCCAAAGCATTTTATATGGCGAAAGATCCAGAGAGGCCAGACTTGGCGTTATGTATGGATATGCTCGCGCCGGAGGGATATGGAGAAATTATTGGAGGAGGCCAACGAATCCATGATTTGGATGAATTGCTGACGCAAATTAAAGCTCACGACCTTCCTGAGGAGGCCTTTAAGTGGTATGTGGATTTGCGACGATACGGAACGGTTCCTCATGCTGGTTTTGGTATGGGAATTGAGCGAGTCGTTGCCTGGATTTGTGGATTGGACCACGTTCGAGAAACGATTCCATTCCCCAGGATGCTCTATACGTTGTATCCTTGAGATATTAATTGGGAAATGCCTTGAGGTTTACAAATAATATGGCCATGGCTCCTAAAATTCCTATTCCCTAGCTCCTACCTTCTTACAACATTTTCTGAGTGCTTGACATCATAGGCGAGGGTTGTATACTTCCAGATGTGGGAGGAAGTGGGATGATTTCCACATATATTGTAAAAATGAAACAAGCTGTGCATGAATGATGTTCATATACCGGTACTCGTAGAGGAAATCTGTTTTTGGCTTAATCCGCTTCCTGGTGGAGTCTACGTTGATTGTACTGTGGGAATTGGTGGAACGTCGCTGAAGATACTGGAAAAAACCGGAAAAAATGCTCATATTATTGGTTTGGACCGTGATTATCAGGCCATTGCTCTTGCGAAGAAGACATTAAGTGAATATGAATCGTCTGTAAATATACTACATGGGAATTTCTCCCACATTCGAGATTTTGTTCAGGAGTCCGGCTATGAAAAGGTTGACGGGGTTGTGTTTGATTTAGGGGTGTCCTCGTTGCAGTTGGACCAGGCAGAGCGTGGATTTAGTTTTTCCCTGAGTGGGCCATTGGATATGCGAATGGATCAAACCCAGAAAGTAACAGCAGCTGATCTGGTGAATCATCTTCCGGAAAAAGAGTTAGCGGATGTCATCTTTACCTACGGTGAAGAACGGTATTCCCGTCGAATTGCACGCGCAATCGTGCAGGCCAGAGGCGCCGGTCTTATTCTAACCACGCAGGCCTTGGTGTCTGTCCTGGAGGGTGCGCTTCCTTTTGCCTACAAAAAGGGGCGCTTACATTTTGCGACCAGGACCTTTCAGGCGCTTCGGATACGCGTGAATCGTGAATTGGACTTGCTCGAGCCGGCTCTCCGGGATGCCATTGACCTGTTGAAGGATGGCGGAAGGGTGTGTGTCGTCGCATTTCACTCATTAGAAGATCGTATTGTAAAGCAGACGTTTCGTTCTCTGGCGCAGAGAGAGCATCCAAAAGTTGCATTGCTGGTCAAGAAGCCTGTGAATCCGAGTGTGTCGGAAATACAACAAAATACTCGTGCTAGAAGCGCTAAGTTGCGTGTGGCCGAGCGCCTTCCGGAAGGAGAGACCCTATGAGGAAAAACGTGTTCCTTGGCGTCATGATTCTATTGGGAGTGTGGTGCCTGCTTTATGTTGGGGTCAAGATAGACATGTGGCGACTGGGGTATGCCATTGAAGAGTTAGAAACTCAGCGTGCGGTATTCAAAAAACAGCAAGAAGGCTTGCAGGTTCGGCTGTCGCAGTTAACGGATCCGCAGCGAGTTGCCCAACGGGCGCAAAGTCAATTGGGACTCACCGTGGCTCAGGAAGGACAGATCGTTATGGTCTCGGTGGATACGTTACCCCAGTCTGAATCGGATGGCTATTTTCCTGTGCGTTTGGTCCGTGAATTTGGCAATACCGTCGTGAGCCTTCCGTGAAAACGCCATCTCAGGACATTCATCCCGTCTGTCGAATACGAAGTGGCATTGTCTGCTTGGGCCTCCTTTGCGGGTTTGTGCTTATTGGTTGCCGACTGTTTTACCTACAGGTCCTCCAAGCGGACGTTGGAGCTCATCAGGCACAACAGCAACACGAAAAGACTGTGATCGTTCAGCCGGATCGAGGGGTCATTGTTGATCGACAAGGTCATCCACTGGCTCTCAATGTGGAAGTGTCCTCATTGTATGTGAGGCCGCCGTCCTTGAATGATCCACAACGGGTTGCCCGATCCTTAGCGCCGGTCTTACAAATGCCGGTCAAGGAATTACGCGATTTGTTCACACGAAATCAGCCATACGTGTGGGTTAAACGCAATATTCCGGAACCGGTCGTCAAGAAAGTGGAGGCATTGAATATATCCGGACTGGGATTGACCAAAGAACCGCATCGTTTTTATCCCAAGGGAGAATTGGTTTCTCATCTCGTGGGGTTTGCAGGAATTGATAGCCAAGGATTAGAAGGGGTGGAACTGCAATATGAGTCCTATCTAAGGGGTGAAAAAAACCTGGTGAAATATCAAAGGGACGCTTTGGGCAGAAAGCTTGCCTCACCCCCGAGTCATGATTCTATACCCTTGTCGACCGGGTATCATCTCACTTTGACCATAGATGAGGTTGTCCAATTCATTGCGGAGGCGGAGTTGGCTCAAGCCTTGAAGCAAAGCGGCGCGAAATCTGGAAGCATTGTGATCATGGATCCCTTAACCGGAGCGATTCTGGCGTGGGCACTGCATCCGACCTTTGACCCTAATCACTTAGGGCAGTTTTCCACTCAGGATTGGCGAAATCGACTGGTGACGGATCCCTATGAGCCGGGGTCAACGTTGAAAATTGTGGTGGCAGCGGCGGCGCTTGAAGAGCAGGTGATGTCTCCAGACACGTTAATTTATGGGGGTGATGGAAAAATGTCGGTGGCAGGGACCATTGTTCATGATCCTGCAAAAACCAGCTGGATGACGTTTTCCGAAGCGGTGGCGCAATCGAGTAATGTGGGTGCGATCAAAGTCGCCATGGAATTAGGGCAAGACCGGGTTTTTCAATATTTAAAAGCGTTTGGGTTTGGAGAAAAAACCGAAATTGATCTTCCGGGAGAGTCCTCAGGGATACTCCGAGAGCCCAATAAATGGAGTGGTCGAAGCCTTTCTTCCATTGCCATGGGTCAGGAAATCGCCGTCACCCCGATTCAAATGGTCACAGCCATGTCAGTGGTGGCCAATGGTGGTTGGCTAATGACGCCTTACGTCGTCTCTTCGATCCTGGATTCAGACGGACAGGCTGTCTTGACCAAAGATCCGCAACCCAAACGGCGACCCATTTCGCTTGAGACCACCGACACGTTAACTAGTATTCTCGAACTGGCCGTAGAGGCAGGAACAGGCAAGCGTGCCAGGCTTGCCGGATATCGTGCTGCGGGAAAGACGGGGACGGCTCAAAAAATTGACCCGAAAACCGGGTCATACTCTTCTTCACAAGTGATTGCCTCGTTTGTCGGATTTGCACCAGTCGAACGCCCGCGTCTTGCCATGTTAGTCGTCATTGATGAGCCGGCGATTGGGAACTGGGGTGGGGAAATTGCCGCTCCGGTCTTTCGAAAGGTCGCAGAGCGCGTCTTGCCCCATTTGGGAGTGTTGCCAGGTAAATCCGCAGTTATTCGGACGGCTGCGGCCAATTCGCCAATTTCTTCACCGCAGCCCATTGTGCAGTAATCTGTGACGCTTCAAGAGCTTCTTGCCTCACTGGATACGGTGGTAAGTGAAGGGGATCTTCAGGCTGAGGTTGTGTCCGTTACCGAGGACTCCCGACAAGTGAAGCCTGGTTCAGTATTTGTGGCCATCAAGGGGGAGCACTATGATGGACATCAGTTTGTGAGACTGGCTCAAAAGCAAGGGGCAGTCGGTGTGGTGGTGGAGGAGGGGTTTGAGACACAAAATCCACCATTAGCAGGAGACTCGTCTGCGCTCATTCGAGTGACAAATTCCCGGAAGGCTTTGGGGTTGTTGGCGGCAAAACTTTCGGGTATGCCCTCTGTCCACCTGCACATGGTAGGGGTCACGGGGACGAATGGCAAAACCACGGTGACGCATTTAGCCAAATCCCTGCTGGAAGCTCAAGGACATCATGTGGGGCTGTTGGGGACCGTAGGCTATGTGTTCGGGACAGAGCGACGTGTGGCGTCACATACCACCCCGGCTCCTGTCGAACTACAGAACATGTTGAGCGCCATGGTCAATGCCGGAATGGATGTCGCGGTCATGGAGGTCTCTTCCCATGCGTTGGCCTTAGATCGGATAGCCGGCTGTGAATTCGACATCGTCGTGTTTACCAATCTGACGCAAGACCATTTAGATTTTCATCACACGTTGGATGCCTATTTTCAGGCGAAACTCCGTTTATTTACCGAATGCGTCGATAGCGGTCAGAAGACCCGCCCCAAACGAGCCCTCGTCAATGCGGATGATGAACGGGCTTCCCTGATTCTTCAACATTGTTCCATTCCGACCTGGACCTATGGGCTTCATTCCCACGCAGACATCAGAGCCGAATCCGTCCGCCTTTCTATGAGAGGAACGGAATTTCTGGTGCACAGTCCCAAGGGCCTGTTGACAATCAACAGCCAGTTGGTGGGAGAACATAATGTGTCGAATATGCTGGCTGCAATCGGAATTGGCCTGGAAATGGGCATGACGGTTCGGATGATTGAACAAGCCCTGCAGGCAGTGGCCAATGTACCCGGACGGTTTGAACGCATCAATGAAGGCCAACCATTTACGGTCGTCGTGGATTATGCGCATACAGAAGATGCGCTGTATCGGTTACTTCGAGCGGCGCAGGCCATTACAAAAGGAAGAATCATTACCCTGTTTGGCTGTGGGGGCGACCGCGATCCAGGAAAACGGCCCAAGATGGGGCAGGTTGCGGCACGCCATAGCGATGTGGTGATTGTCACGTCCGATAATCCACGAACGGAAAATCCCGCAACAATTCTGACTCAAATCGAACAGGGCATTCAATCCCTGCTTCCGGACGAGCGGTGTCCCTATCGGATCATTACCGATCGCGCCGAAGCCATTCATGCCGCGGTTTCAGAAGCCAAGGATGGAGATCTGTTGTTGATTGCGGGGAAGGGGCATGAAGACTACCAAATTCTCGGCACTCAAAAAATCCATTTTGATGATCGCGAAGAAGCCAGGAAGGCCATCCGGCGACAGATGGGTTCCCGGTAGCGCTGACGATTTAAGATGGCATCTTTTGAGATCAACGAAGTGCTCGATGCGACAGGGGGCAGGTTGCTCCTACAGGGCCCACAGAAAGGGAGAATGCTTCGAGTGCAAACAGATTCGCGGGAGATTAAATCCGGTGATTTGTTTCTGGCCTTGAAAGGGGAGAAATTCGATGGCCATGAATTTGTGAAAACGGCCTGCAAGCTGGGAGCCCGAGGTGTGGTGGTTGAGGAGGAGCAGGCCCGGAAGATGTTGATGCAAGTACGTCAGGCTGGCCCAGGTCCTGTCATGGTGGTGGCGGTAAACAATACCCTGCGAGCGTACCAGGACTTAGCCAGGTTCCATCGATTGCGCTTTTCAATCCCGGTGGTGGCCATTACCGGCAGCAATGGAAAAACGACGACAAAGGAAATGGTGTATCAGGTGCTGGCGACTCGCTGGCGTGTCCATAAAACGCAAGGGAATTTTAATAATGCCATAGGTGTACCCAGGACGCTCCTGGGTCTTCACTCCGGACACCAGGCTGCCGTCATTGAAATGGGGGTGGATCAAGTGGGGCAGACGACTCAATTGTGTGACATGACCAGGCCTACGGCAGGGGTGATCACCAATGTCGGCCCCGACCATTTGGAATTTTACGGCACAATGGCCAGGTCGGCCACATCGAAAGCTGAACTATTGGATTGGCTTCCTCGAACTGATGGTGCGGCAATTCTGAATGCCGACGACCGATTTTTTAAAATGTTTTCCCGGAAAGCGAAATGTCCGGTGATCTCATTCGGGATGTCGGCTCAGGCGGATGTTCGGGCGGCCGGCTTGGAGTGGAACGGACGGAGAACGGAATTTCGCCTGTTCTTACCGCATCGAAAATTGGCCAAACGAGCCAGCGTGCGAATCATGGGCCCGCACAATATTGCCAATGCCCTGGCCGGCGCGTCAGTGGGTTGTGCCATGGGATTGTCGGGCGATGACATCGTTTCAGGATTACAAAAGTTTCGCCCCGCTCCGATGCGGTCGGAGATTCGCAGGTGGGGTGGAGTGCTGTATCTCTATGATTGTTATAACGCCAACCCTGCTTCAGTCAAAGCCGCGTTGGAATCGCTTGTTGAGCTGAATGGCGCCCGAAGGACGATCGCCGTATTGGGTGACATGCTTGAGTTGGGGCCTAAAGAGGCGCAGTTTCATCGGGAAATAGGACGCCATGCTGCCAAGCACCATGTCACCCATTTAATTGCTTGTGGTGTGTTTGGACACAACATGTCCGAAGGTGCTCAAAAAGTACACGGACCCACACAGGTGTCCGTGGTGAAAGATGCCAAGGAAGCCGGAGCCTTGCTGAAAACCATTGTGAAGCGTGGGGATGCTGTGCTCATTAAGGCTTCCCGTGGAGCAAAAATGGAACGAGTGCTCGACGCCGTCCGCCCCGGGTCCTAGGCTGCATGAATCGGGCTGGATACCAGGGCCATAAGGAGTCCTCGAGAGTGAAACGTCTAACCGTGATGAATGAGCAACAATATCTGGGCGAGGCTTTTTTCCCTCTACCCGAAGAAAGTACATCCTAATGCTGTATCTCTGGCTTTATCCCCTTCATACCGAATTTGCCATCTTCAATGTCTTTCGGTATCTCAGTTTCCGCATTATTTATGCCGCAGTGACCGCTTTTTTGATTGTATTTTTCCTGGCCCCTCCCATGATCAAAAAATTGCAGACCTTGAAACTCGGGCAAAAAATTCGAACTGATGGCCCGCAATCCCATCTGGGAAAATCCGGTACCCCTACGATGGGAGGATTGCTCATCATCTTTTCGGTATTGCTCTCAACGGTGTTGTGGGCGGATATCTCCAATTTCTATGTCTGGTTGGTCCTCTTATCGCTTGTGGGTTTCGGGATGATCGGATTTGTGGATGATTACATTAAAATTTTACGTGGCCAATCCAAGGGATTGACGGCTACGCAAAAAATCGTTGGACAGTTAGGAGTGGCGTTGGGCATTGGGCTCTTTTTTTATCTTTCTCCTGGATATTCCACGGAACTGAGTGTGCCGTTCTTTAAAAACTTTACTCCCGATTTAGGAGTCTTCTACATCCCATTTGCCGTTCTGGTCATTGTGGGGTGTTCCAATGCGGTGAATCTCACTGACGGGCTGGATGGGTTGGCCGTCGGACCGGTCATTATTTCAGCGATGGCCTATTCGGTGGTAGCCTGGGCGGTCGGAAATAAATTGGTCTCCGGGTACCTGCTCGTTCCTCATATTGAAGGAGCCGGGGAATTGGCCATCCTGACGGCCTCCATTGTTGGGGCGGGATTGGGTTTTCTCTGGTTTAACACATATCCCGCGTCGGTCTTCATGGGCGATGTGGGATCCTTACCTCTGGGTGCGGCCTTAGGGACGGTGGCAGTGGTGTGCAAACATGAATTGTTATTAATCCTGGTTGGCGGAGTTTTTGTGATGGAAGCGGTGTCCGTGATTTTTCAAGTGGCATCGTTTAAGTCCAGGGGAAAGCGAATTTTCCTTATGGCGCCATTGCATCATCATTTCGAACTGAAGGGCTGGGAAGAGCCAAAAGTGGTTGTGCGTTTATGGATTATTGCGATCATTTTGGGCCTCCTAAGTATTAGCACATTGAAATTACGCTAAGCAGAGGATCTTTGTGGAACCCTGTGGAGCCATGGAAGCCGTGAATGTCACTCCCGTGTTTCCCATTACGAGTTGGCCAAACAAGCGTGTCACAGTGTTTGGCCTCGGACGAAGCGGCAGGGCGGCTGCCGATCTCCTTTTGGACATTGGCGCGGTGGTGACGATCGTCGAGGAACACACAAGTCAGGATGTTGAGATCGCGTCCGCCGCGTATCGTCTTCGAGGCGTACGAGTGTTAGGAGGGAATGACGTTGCCGACGGGTTGAGAGACCTCGAACTCCTGGTCGTCAGTCCGGGGGTCCCCAAGGACCATCCTCTTCTCCAGGAGACTGTCCAACGTGGCATTCCGGTTATTGGGGAAATTGAGTTAGCCGGATGGTTTCTTCGGGCTCCGATCATTGCGGTGACCGGAACCAACGGGAAAAGTACCACGGTACGCCTCATTGGATCGATCCTGCAACATTGTGGAAAGCGGGCATTTGTGGGCGGCAATCTGGGTATTCCATTATGTGAGGCGGTGCGCAAGCAAACGGATCCGTCTCCTGGGCCGGACTATGAGTATATTGTCGCAGAAGTCTCGAGCTTCCAATTAGAAACGATCCACCTGTTTAAGCCCTGGGTTGCCGCATTGTTAAATGTGACGCCGGATCATTTGGATCGACATCCCACTCAAGAAGACTATAGGGCCGCCAAGCAGCGTATCTTTGAAAATCAGACGATTCAGGATTGGGCGCTCATTAATGTGGACGATCCTGTGGTGAGAACCCTGGCCTTGTCGGCACGGGCAGGGGTCTGTGAATTCAGTCTTACCAAAAAAGTGAATCAGGGGGTGTATCTCGAAGCAGGCGAGATGAGAGCACGGATGCACGGGAAGGATTTTTTCATCGCTTCACGTGATGCCCTCCCGATGCGCGGAGACCATAACGTGGCAAATGCGATGGCGGCAATGTGTGTCGGATTGCTCTGTGGATGTTCAGCGGAGGATATGGTTCGTGCGCTTCAAGGCACGCCGACCTTTGAACATGCCTTAGAGGTGGTTCGGGAGTGGAAGGGCATCACATTTGTCAATGATTCGAAAGGTACGAATGTGGACGCCACCCTCAAAGCCTTACAGAGCTTTCATGAACCCTTGGTTTTGATTCTTGGTGGAAAAGACAAAGGCGGTGATTTTTCGCAGTTGGTTGACAGTATTAAACGACAGGTCAAGGGCGTCGTGGTGATCGGAGAAGCGACTCAGAAAATTCTCCAGGCCCTGGATCAGATCAAACCGGTGACCCTCGCAACCAGCTTGACGGATGCGGTGTCCCAGGCCGTGACATTCGCGTCCAGCGGGGATGTGGTGTTGTTTTCCCCGGCGTGCGCCAGTTTCGATATGTTTCGGAATTATCATCATCGCGGACTTGAATTTAAGCGGGTTGTCGGAGAACTCCACTAAATGGGTATTCCAGCTATCTTGCGGCGTAAAAACTCCCATGTGGAGTCGCGGGCATGGGCGGATCTGTTCCCTGGGAATCAGGGCATCGGTTCCAAGCGGATCGATCCTCTGATCGTGGGAATCACCCTGGCACTGTCCCTTGGGGGATTGGTCATGGTGTTTAGTGCCAGTGGGGTTATGGCGGAAAATAAATTTACCAATGCCACCTATTACCTCCAACGACAAATCGTATGGATGCTGCTGGGATTTGGCGTCCTGTTGGTCGGGTCATTCATCGACTATCGCCAATGGAAGCAATGGATTCCCATGGTTGTCGGAGGATGTATCGTTGGATTACTGCTGGTCCTGGCTGTGGGCCCTCAAATCAATGGTGCTCGACGATGGCTCGCACTTGGATTTTTTTCCATTCAACCCACGGAAATGGCCAAACTGGCTGTTGTGCTGTACCTCGCGGCGTTTCTCTCCAATCCACAACGACGAGTCACTGATTGGAAACGAGGGTTTCTTCCCCCTGTGGCGATGGTGGGCATCATGTGTGGGCTCATTGTCGTGGAGCCGGATTTAGGAAGTACCGTCGTCATCAGCCTGGTGTTCGTCGGCATGATGTATCTGGCCGGAGCGAGAGTGCGGCACTTGTCCTATTTAGGCGGGCCGCTGATTATGGGTGTGGGTGCTCTCATTTGGATGAGTCCTGAACGATGGGAACGGATGACGACATTTATGAATCCGTTCGCGGACCGACAAGGTGCAGGCTATCAACTTGTCCAGTCCATCCTGGCCTTGGAAAATGGTGGATTATTTGGTGTCGGTCTTGGGCAGGGCAAGCAAAAGCTGATGTTTCTTCCGGAGGGCCATACCGATTTCGTGTTGGCCTTGGTGGGAGAAGAGCTGGGCCTCATTGGAACCTGCGGGTTGTTGGCCCTGTTTGCCATTTTGGTGTGTAAGGGATTTCGAGTTGCGGCCTTGGCACCTGATTTATTTGGGCGATATCTCGCTTTGGGAATTACCATGCTCCTGGGTGTTCAGGCCCTGATCAATGCAGGCGTTGTGAGTGGGCTGTTGCCGACAAAAGGCTTAACGCTTCCCTTGGTCAGTTACGGAGGGTCGTCGCTTCTGGTCACCATGTTAGCTCTCGGAATTTTGCTGAGTGTGGCTCGACAGGGACGAGCCGGCCCTTAAGTGAAGAGAATGGTGTAATGCGGGTCGTCATTGCTGCGGGTGGGACGGGAGGTCATATGTTTCCGGCTATCGCGTATGCCAAGGAATTTCAACAGCATGACCCTGGAGGGAGCATTGTGTTTATCGGGACGGGGAAGTCGTTAGAGGGAGAAATTCTGGGGAAAGAAGGGTTTGGGTTTGAACCGATCACGGTTGAAGGTTTTGTGGGCCGAGGGCTGGTTGGCATGGTGCGTTCCCTCATGCTGCTCCCGAAGTCGTTGTGGCGTGCGACCCAGATTCTCCGCGGTCACCGAGCCGATCTGGTCATTGGGACGGGTGGGTATTTTAGTCCTCCCGTGGTCGTGGCGGCCTGGTTGTTGAATATTCCCAGAGTCTTGTTGGAACCGAATGCCATGCCGGGATTGGCCAATCGGGTGTTGGGTCCATTGGCCGACAGAGTCTTTCTAGCCTTTGAGAGTGCAAAACCGTTCTTTTCCTCATCGAAAGTCAAGGTGATTGGCACACCCATTCGAAAGGCTTTTGCCTTGGAACGTCCTCCGGTTCCTCCGCAGAAGATCTCACATCTATTGATCTTTGGCGGGAGCCAAGGGGCTCGGGCGATTAATTCGGCCATGTTGAAGGCTGTGGAGATTTCATCGGGGCTGCGGGAGCAGGTAACTATCACCCATCAAACCGGAGCGGACGATTTCGAACGGGTCAAGGCCGGCTATGCACAAATGGGCGTTCAAGCAGATGTCCGCCCCTTTCTC
This region includes:
- a CDS encoding rhodanese-like domain-containing protein — its product is MSYTITVSELKARMDKGDKIFLLDVREPHEYSLAKIEGSVLIPLGQVPHSLKQLDPSAEIVAYCHKGMRSADAVGFLLQQGFSNVKNLIGGIEAWSIEIDQSVPRY
- the asnS gene encoding asparagine--tRNA ligase yields the protein MPDQAVVSIEQISQFEGQDITIKGWIRNRRSSGKLSFLTVRDGTGDLQAILSKGEVGDDQFSLCSQLTQESSVILTGKPRRDARAPGGFELDVSKLAVMHIAEPFPIQPKDHGVGFLMEYRHLWLRSRRQHAILRIRHEIIRTCRNFFDDRGFTLIDTPIFTPNACEGTTTLFQTQYFDQVAYLAQSGQLYGEAAATAFGKIYCFGPTFRAEKSKTRRHLMEFWMVEPEMAFADLPDAMQLAEELVSTVIQRVVESRRPELEILERDIPKLEAMAKPFPRITYEEALTRLQQKGVAIQFGDDFGADDETSLAQEFDRPVIVHRYPAAAKAFYMAKDPERPDLALCMDMLAPEGYGEIIGGGQRIHDLDELLTQIKAHDLPEEAFKWYVDLRRYGTVPHAGFGMGIERVVAWICGLDHVRETIPFPRMLYTLYP
- the rsmH gene encoding 16S rRNA (cytosine(1402)-N(4))-methyltransferase RsmH, which produces MNDVHIPVLVEEICFWLNPLPGGVYVDCTVGIGGTSLKILEKTGKNAHIIGLDRDYQAIALAKKTLSEYESSVNILHGNFSHIRDFVQESGYEKVDGVVFDLGVSSLQLDQAERGFSFSLSGPLDMRMDQTQKVTAADLVNHLPEKELADVIFTYGEERYSRRIARAIVQARGAGLILTTQALVSVLEGALPFAYKKGRLHFATRTFQALRIRVNRELDLLEPALRDAIDLLKDGGRVCVVAFHSLEDRIVKQTFRSLAQREHPKVALLVKKPVNPSVSEIQQNTRARSAKLRVAERLPEGETL
- a CDS encoding peptidoglycan D,D-transpeptidase FtsI family protein — translated: MKTPSQDIHPVCRIRSGIVCLGLLCGFVLIGCRLFYLQVLQADVGAHQAQQQHEKTVIVQPDRGVIVDRQGHPLALNVEVSSLYVRPPSLNDPQRVARSLAPVLQMPVKELRDLFTRNQPYVWVKRNIPEPVVKKVEALNISGLGLTKEPHRFYPKGELVSHLVGFAGIDSQGLEGVELQYESYLRGEKNLVKYQRDALGRKLASPPSHDSIPLSTGYHLTLTIDEVVQFIAEAELAQALKQSGAKSGSIVIMDPLTGAILAWALHPTFDPNHLGQFSTQDWRNRLVTDPYEPGSTLKIVVAAAALEEQVMSPDTLIYGGDGKMSVAGTIVHDPAKTSWMTFSEAVAQSSNVGAIKVAMELGQDRVFQYLKAFGFGEKTEIDLPGESSGILREPNKWSGRSLSSIAMGQEIAVTPIQMVTAMSVVANGGWLMTPYVVSSILDSDGQAVLTKDPQPKRRPISLETTDTLTSILELAVEAGTGKRARLAGYRAAGKTGTAQKIDPKTGSYSSSQVIASFVGFAPVERPRLAMLVVIDEPAIGNWGGEIAAPVFRKVAERVLPHLGVLPGKSAVIRTAAANSPISSPQPIVQ
- a CDS encoding UDP-N-acetylmuramoyl-L-alanyl-D-glutamate--2,6-diaminopimelate ligase, whose product is MTLQELLASLDTVVSEGDLQAEVVSVTEDSRQVKPGSVFVAIKGEHYDGHQFVRLAQKQGAVGVVVEEGFETQNPPLAGDSSALIRVTNSRKALGLLAAKLSGMPSVHLHMVGVTGTNGKTTVTHLAKSLLEAQGHHVGLLGTVGYVFGTERRVASHTTPAPVELQNMLSAMVNAGMDVAVMEVSSHALALDRIAGCEFDIVVFTNLTQDHLDFHHTLDAYFQAKLRLFTECVDSGQKTRPKRALVNADDERASLILQHCSIPTWTYGLHSHADIRAESVRLSMRGTEFLVHSPKGLLTINSQLVGEHNVSNMLAAIGIGLEMGMTVRMIEQALQAVANVPGRFERINEGQPFTVVVDYAHTEDALYRLLRAAQAITKGRIITLFGCGGDRDPGKRPKMGQVAARHSDVVIVTSDNPRTENPATILTQIEQGIQSLLPDERCPYRIITDRAEAIHAAVSEAKDGDLLLIAGKGHEDYQILGTQKIHFDDREEARKAIRRQMGSR
- a CDS encoding UDP-N-acetylmuramoyl-tripeptide--D-alanyl-D-alanine ligase yields the protein MASFEINEVLDATGGRLLLQGPQKGRMLRVQTDSREIKSGDLFLALKGEKFDGHEFVKTACKLGARGVVVEEEQARKMLMQVRQAGPGPVMVVAVNNTLRAYQDLARFHRLRFSIPVVAITGSNGKTTTKEMVYQVLATRWRVHKTQGNFNNAIGVPRTLLGLHSGHQAAVIEMGVDQVGQTTQLCDMTRPTAGVITNVGPDHLEFYGTMARSATSKAELLDWLPRTDGAAILNADDRFFKMFSRKAKCPVISFGMSAQADVRAAGLEWNGRRTEFRLFLPHRKLAKRASVRIMGPHNIANALAGASVGCAMGLSGDDIVSGLQKFRPAPMRSEIRRWGGVLYLYDCYNANPASVKAALESLVELNGARRTIAVLGDMLELGPKEAQFHREIGRHAAKHHVTHLIACGVFGHNMSEGAQKVHGPTQVSVVKDAKEAGALLKTIVKRGDAVLIKASRGAKMERVLDAVRPGS
- the mraY gene encoding phospho-N-acetylmuramoyl-pentapeptide-transferase, with the protein product MLYLWLYPLHTEFAIFNVFRYLSFRIIYAAVTAFLIVFFLAPPMIKKLQTLKLGQKIRTDGPQSHLGKSGTPTMGGLLIIFSVLLSTVLWADISNFYVWLVLLSLVGFGMIGFVDDYIKILRGQSKGLTATQKIVGQLGVALGIGLFFYLSPGYSTELSVPFFKNFTPDLGVFYIPFAVLVIVGCSNAVNLTDGLDGLAVGPVIISAMAYSVVAWAVGNKLVSGYLLVPHIEGAGELAILTASIVGAGLGFLWFNTYPASVFMGDVGSLPLGAALGTVAVVCKHELLLILVGGVFVMEAVSVIFQVASFKSRGKRIFLMAPLHHHFELKGWEEPKVVVRLWIIAIILGLLSISTLKLR